A genomic stretch from Hymenobacter psoromatis includes:
- a CDS encoding malic enzyme (NADP-dependent; catalyzes the oxidative decarboxylation of malate to form pyruvate; decarboxylates oxaloacetate): MLKINRQDALNYHSQAPAGKIEVVPTKPVSTQLDLALAYSPGVAEPCLAIAANPDDVYRYTAKGNLVAVISNGTAVLGLGNIGPAASKPVMEGKGVLFKKFAGIDCFDIEIDATDPDEFIRIVKALEPTFGGINLEDIKAPECFRIETELREKMNIPLMHDDQHGTAIITAAALLNALEIVGKRIEDIQLVVSGAGAAAVSCIRLYLALGLNKENLVVFDKDGVINPARTDLADMQMQFATERPVTTLAEALQGADVFLGLSAANVLPAGLLVSMADDPIVFALANPNPEIEYELAMSTRPDLIMATGRSDHPNQVNNVLGFPYIFRGALDVRATEINEAMKLAAVRALAELSKEPVPDMVNNAYGDNTLAFGRTYLIPKPLDPRLITAISPAVARAAMESGVARLPITDWVAYDDQLRQRLGLDQKLMNRITSAARANPRRVVFAEADNYKVLKAAQLVREEGIALPILLGAPDRIHAIAQANNLDLDGCEIIDILKADEQRNAYAELLYQKRQRRGITLYEGRRLLRERNYFAAMMVETGAADACITGLTKDYGKSLMPSLQVIGPAEGVRRVSSMYIIQHKRGPFFFADTTVNIDPTAEEMVEIIGLTAKAVRFFDTEPRVAVISYSNFGSPGGGTLPDKTRRATELAKARYPDLLLDGEMQANVALSPQLLQENYGFSPLAEQGANTLIFPNVESGNIAYKVMQEIGGAEVIGPVLMGMRKPVHILQLGASVRDIVNMTAIAVVDAQRDGKAL; encoded by the coding sequence ATGCTCAAAATCAACCGCCAAGACGCGCTCAACTACCATTCGCAGGCCCCCGCCGGCAAGATTGAAGTGGTGCCCACCAAGCCCGTGAGCACCCAGCTCGACCTGGCGCTGGCCTACTCGCCGGGCGTGGCCGAGCCGTGCCTGGCCATCGCGGCCAACCCCGACGACGTGTACCGCTACACCGCCAAGGGCAACCTGGTGGCCGTGATTAGCAACGGCACGGCGGTGCTGGGGCTGGGCAACATCGGGCCGGCCGCCAGCAAGCCGGTGATGGAAGGTAAGGGCGTGTTGTTCAAGAAGTTCGCGGGCATTGATTGCTTCGATATTGAGATTGACGCCACCGACCCCGACGAGTTTATCCGCATCGTGAAGGCGCTGGAACCCACGTTTGGCGGCATCAACCTGGAGGATATCAAGGCCCCGGAGTGCTTCCGCATCGAGACGGAGCTGCGGGAGAAGATGAATATTCCGCTGATGCACGACGACCAGCACGGCACGGCCATCATCACGGCGGCGGCGCTGCTCAATGCGCTGGAAATCGTGGGCAAGCGCATCGAGGATATTCAGCTGGTGGTGAGCGGCGCGGGCGCGGCGGCCGTGTCGTGCATCCGGCTGTATCTGGCGCTGGGCCTGAACAAGGAAAACCTGGTAGTCTTTGATAAAGACGGCGTTATCAACCCGGCCCGCACGGACCTGGCCGATATGCAGATGCAGTTTGCCACCGAGCGGCCGGTCACTACCCTGGCCGAAGCGCTGCAAGGTGCCGACGTGTTCCTGGGCCTGTCGGCGGCCAACGTGCTGCCCGCCGGGCTGCTGGTGAGCATGGCCGATGACCCAATTGTGTTTGCGCTGGCCAATCCTAACCCCGAGATTGAGTACGAGCTGGCCATGAGTACCCGGCCCGACCTCATTATGGCGACGGGCCGCTCAGACCATCCCAACCAAGTGAACAACGTGCTGGGCTTTCCCTATATTTTTCGGGGCGCGCTGGACGTGCGGGCCACCGAAATCAACGAGGCGATGAAGCTGGCTGCCGTGCGCGCCCTGGCCGAACTGAGCAAGGAGCCCGTGCCCGATATGGTGAACAATGCCTACGGCGACAACACGCTGGCGTTTGGGCGCACCTACCTCATTCCCAAGCCGCTGGACCCGCGCTTGATAACGGCCATCAGTCCGGCCGTGGCGCGGGCGGCGATGGAGAGCGGGGTAGCGCGCCTGCCCATCACCGACTGGGTCGCCTACGACGACCAGCTGCGCCAGCGCCTGGGCCTCGACCAGAAGCTCATGAACCGCATTACCTCGGCGGCCCGCGCCAACCCACGCCGGGTGGTGTTTGCCGAGGCCGACAACTACAAAGTGCTGAAGGCCGCGCAGCTGGTGCGCGAGGAGGGCATCGCGCTCCCCATCCTGCTGGGCGCGCCCGACCGCATTCACGCCATCGCCCAGGCCAATAACCTCGACCTGGATGGTTGCGAGATTATTGATATTCTGAAAGCTGACGAGCAGCGCAACGCCTACGCCGAGCTGCTGTACCAGAAGCGTCAGCGCCGGGGCATCACGCTCTACGAGGGCCGGCGCCTGCTGCGCGAGCGCAACTACTTCGCGGCCATGATGGTCGAAACCGGCGCGGCCGATGCCTGCATCACGGGCCTCACCAAGGACTACGGCAAGAGCCTGATGCCGTCGCTGCAGGTAATCGGGCCAGCCGAGGGCGTGCGCCGGGTGTCGTCGATGTACATTATTCAGCACAAGCGCGGGCCGTTTTTCTTCGCCGATACCACCGTGAACATCGACCCCACGGCCGAGGAGATGGTCGAGATTATCGGCCTCACGGCCAAGGCCGTGCGCTTTTTCGACACCGAGCCGCGGGTGGCCGTTATCAGCTACTCCAACTTTGGCTCGCCGGGCGGCGGCACGCTGCCCGACAAAACCCGCCGCGCCACCGAGCTGGCCAAAGCCCGCTACCCCGACCTGCTCCTCGACGGCGAAATGCAGGCCAACGTGGCCCTGAGCCCCCAGCTGCTGCAAGAAAACTACGGCTTCTCGCCCCTGGCCGAGCAAGGCGCCAACACCCTGATTTTTCCCAACGTAGAGTCGGGCAACATTGCCTACAAGGTGATGCAGGAAATCGGCGGGGCTGAGGTTATCGGCCCGGTGCTGATGGGGATGCGCAAGCCGGTGCACATCCTGCAGCTCGGGGCCAGCGTGCGCGACATCGTGAACATGACCGCCATCGCGGTGGTCGATGCGCAGCGCGACGGCAAGGCGCTGTGA
- the gatA gene encoding aspartyl/glutamyl-tRNA amidotransferase subunit A (allows the formation of correctly charged Asn-tRNA(Asn) or Gln-tRNA(Gln) through the transamidation of misacylated Asp-tRNA(Asn) or Glu-tRNA(Gln) in organisms which lack either or both of asparaginyl-tRNA or glutaminyl-tRNA synthetases; reaction takes place in the presence of glutamine and ATP through an activated phospho-Asp-tRNA(Asn) or phospho-Glu-tRNA), whose protein sequence is MKPLFASLSEIQRELAAGTTSCRQLVEYYLDNIAQRNAELNVFLEVWADEARQQALAVDEKLAQGTAGKLAGMVIGLKDVLAYQGHSLQSSSRILDGFKSLFTGTAVQRLLAEDAIFIGRQNCDEFAMGGSNENSAFGPVRNAQDPSRVPGGSSGGSAVAVQADMCLASIGSDTGGSVRQPAAFCGVIGLKPTYSRISRYGLVAFASSFDQIGPVTHSVEDAARLLEVMAGADGYDSTASQEPVPLYTALLAPAAQYRIGYVANAINRPGLQPEVHEALEQTLTTLRGHGHVVEAVDFPLLEEMIPTYYILTTAEASSNLSRFDGVKYGFRAPDVTDLESLYKKTRAQGFGPEVKRRIMLGTFVLSASYYDAYYTKAQRVRRLIKEKTDELLRQYDFLVLPTTPTTAFKIGEKQDPVSMYLADIFTVQASLAGVPAISIPAGVDNDGMPIGVQILSGAFREADLLAFANTLMVAEADN, encoded by the coding sequence TTGAAACCTCTGTTTGCTTCCCTTTCGGAAATTCAGCGCGAGCTGGCGGCGGGCACTACGTCCTGCCGCCAGCTCGTTGAGTATTACCTCGATAACATTGCGCAGCGCAACGCTGAGTTGAATGTTTTTTTAGAAGTGTGGGCCGACGAAGCCCGTCAGCAGGCCCTTGCCGTTGACGAAAAGCTGGCCCAGGGCACGGCCGGGAAGCTGGCCGGCATGGTCATCGGCCTCAAGGACGTGCTGGCCTACCAGGGCCACTCGCTGCAAAGCAGCAGCCGCATCCTGGATGGCTTCAAGTCGCTGTTTACCGGCACGGCCGTGCAGCGGCTGCTGGCGGAGGACGCCATTTTTATCGGCCGGCAGAACTGCGACGAGTTTGCGATGGGCGGCTCGAACGAGAACTCCGCTTTTGGCCCGGTGCGCAATGCCCAGGACCCCAGCCGGGTGCCGGGCGGCAGTAGCGGCGGGTCGGCGGTGGCGGTGCAGGCCGATATGTGCCTGGCTTCCATTGGCTCCGACACGGGTGGCTCGGTGCGGCAGCCGGCCGCTTTTTGCGGCGTTATCGGGCTGAAACCTACCTATTCGCGCATTTCGCGCTATGGGTTGGTGGCCTTTGCCTCGTCGTTTGACCAGATTGGGCCGGTAACGCACTCGGTTGAGGATGCCGCGCGGCTGCTCGAAGTGATGGCCGGCGCAGATGGCTATGATAGCACGGCCAGCCAGGAACCCGTGCCGTTATACACGGCGCTGCTAGCGCCGGCGGCGCAGTATCGCATAGGCTACGTGGCAAATGCGATTAACCGGCCGGGCTTGCAGCCCGAAGTGCATGAGGCTTTGGAACAAACTCTCACTACCCTGCGCGGCCACGGCCACGTGGTGGAGGCGGTAGATTTTCCACTGCTGGAGGAGATGATTCCGACCTATTATATCCTCACCACGGCCGAAGCCAGTTCCAATTTGTCGCGCTTTGATGGGGTGAAGTACGGCTTCCGCGCGCCCGACGTGACGGACCTGGAATCGCTTTACAAGAAGACACGGGCGCAGGGCTTTGGGCCCGAAGTGAAGCGGCGTATCATGCTGGGCACCTTTGTGTTGAGTGCCAGCTACTACGACGCGTACTACACCAAGGCGCAGCGCGTGCGCCGGCTCATCAAGGAAAAGACCGATGAACTGTTGCGGCAGTACGATTTCCTGGTGCTGCCCACTACCCCCACCACCGCGTTTAAGATTGGCGAGAAGCAAGACCCGGTGTCGATGTACCTGGCTGATATTTTTACGGTGCAGGCTTCGCTGGCCGGAGTGCCCGCCATTTCGATACCGGCGGGGGTCGATAATGACGGCATGCCCATCGGCGTGCAGATACTAAGCGGCGCATTCCGGGAGGCTGATTTACTGGCTTTTGCCAACACGCTGATGGTAGCGGAGGCAGACAACTAG